The Osmerus eperlanus chromosome 7, fOsmEpe2.1, whole genome shotgun sequence genome includes a region encoding these proteins:
- the LOC134023704 gene encoding phosphatidylinositol 4-phosphate 5-kinase type-1 alpha-like isoform X3, which produces MATAVAAEPGSTAPTDIRTQFWRRALQRGSSGTRKIASPEMPGSSGTAQSMKKTIGHRGVETTTGETTYKKTTSSALKGAIQLGITHTVGSLSQKAERDVLMQDFVVVESIFFPSEGSNLTPAHHYSDFRFKTYAPIAFRYFRELFGIRPDDYLYSLCNESLIELSNSGASGSLFYVSSDDEFIIKTVQHKEAEFLQKLLPGYFMNLNQNKRTLLPKFYGLYCVQAGGKNIRIVVMNNLLPCAVPMHLKYDLKGSTYKRRASPKEREKTVPTHKDLDFIQDLPDGLLMEPDNYNALSKTIQRDCLLLQSFKIMDYSLLVGIHNLDQASRERERAGAQAGDSGGSEGAVTPDQRRPQAQKSLYCTAMESIQGEARGKGVLDSEDHMGGIPARNSKGERMLVYIGIIDILQSYRFVKKLEHSWKALVHDGDTVSVHRPGFYAERFQQFMCNTVFKKMQLKPSPSKKSRGGGQGGLRRAPTLGPPPPLSHAVYHSHYSRTDTEVESGVQSGRPDLLPSTLPLAGGAGDGEANLSMSSLGSTGLTSSSPPLRSVGVEVHKAASTDLDHGAPQSMGAEESGEQSGNEDAVSLSDIIPETNICFVSS; this is translated from the exons ATGGCCACCGCCGTTGCAGCTGAACCGGGATCAACAGCCCCGACAG ACATTAGGACTCAGTTCTGGAGGAGAGCCTTGCAGAGAG GCTCCAGTGGGACTCGGAAAATAGCCTCTCCAGAG ATGCCAGGCTCCTCAGGAACAGCTCAGAGCATGAAGAAGACCATCGGACACCGCGGAGTGGAGACCACCACAGGAGAAACCACCTACAAGAAG ACCACATCCTCTGCGCTGAAGGGGGCCATCCAGCTGGGCATCACTCACACCGTGGGCAGCCTGAGCCAGAAGGCGGAGAGGGATGTTCTCATGCAGGACTTTGTGGTGGTGGAAAGCATCTTCTTTCCCAG tgagGGCAGTAATTTGACCCCTGCTCATCACTACAGTGACTTTCGCTTTAAGACCTACGCTCCGATCGCCTTCCGCTACTTCCGAGAGCTCTTCGGCATCCGACCAGACGACTACCTG TACTCCCTGTGTAACGAGTCGCTGATCGAACTGTCCAACTCTGGAGCGAGTGGCTCTCTGTTCTACGTCTCCAGCGACGACGAGTTCATCATTAAGACTGTCCAGCACAAAGAGGCGGAGTTTCTCCAGAAACTGCTTCCTGgatactttatg AACCTAAACCAAAACAAGCGCACTCTGCTGCCCAAGTTCTACGGCCTGTactgtgtccaggctgggggCAAGAACATCCGTATCGTGGTGATGAACAACCTGCTGCCCTGCGCTGTCCCCATGCACCTCAAGTACGACCTGAAGGGCTCCACATACAAGAGACGCGCTTCccctaaggagagagagaagaccgtGCCCACGCACAAGGACCTGGACTTCATTCAGGACCTGCCTGACGGTCTGCTGATGGAGCCAGACAACTACAACGCTCTCAGCAAGACCATCCAGAGAGACTgcctg ctcCTCCAGAGTTTCAAAATCATGGACTACAGCTTGCTGGTGGGCATCCATAACCTGGATCAGGCCAGCCGTGAGCGGGAGCGTGCGGGGGCTCAGGCAGGGGACAGCGGGGGGTCTGAGGGGGCTGTCACCCCCGACCAGCGCCGGCCCCAGGCTCAGAAGAGCCTCTACTGCACCGCCATGGAGTCCATCCAGGGAGAGGCCCGGGGGAAGGGGGTCCTGGACTCTGAGGATCA CATGGGGGGGATCCCAGCACGCAACAGTAAAGGAGAGAGGATGTTGGTCTACATTGGCATCATCGACATCCTGCAGTCCtacag atTTGTCAAAAAGTTGGAGCATTCGTGGAAGGCACTGGTTCACGATGGG gacaCGGTGTCTGTGCACAGACCAGGTTTCTACGCTGAGCGCTTCCAGCAGTTCATGTGCAACACCGTGTTCAAGAAGATGCAAT TGAAGCCCTCGCCTTCCAAGAAGAGTCgtggggggggccaggggggcctgAGAAGAGCCCCCACCctagggccccccccccccctctcccacgcaGTCTACCACTCCCACTACAGCCGCACAGACACCGAAGTAGAgagtg GCGTGCAGTCAGGCAGGCCAGACCTGCTGCCGAGCACACTTCCCCTGGCCGGGGGGGCAGGTGACGGCGAGGCCAACCTCTCCATGTCCTCGCTGGGCAGCACAGGActcacctcatcctcccctccgctACG gtCAGTTGGAGTGGAGGTGCACAAAGCAGCAAGCACAGACCTAGACCACGGCGCCCCCCAGAG CATGGGGGCCGAGGAGTCAGGCGAGCAGTCGGGGAACGAGGATGCAGTCTCACTGTCAGACATCATCCCCGAGACTAACATCTGTTTCGTAAGt AGCTGA
- the LOC134023703 gene encoding uncharacterized protein LOC134023703 — protein sequence MLNQNVLGIKQVHTSTDSLAYLFLVGLLLEPCWDQPTRTCPRKCPARLGQKFDTQPDEYGAGKGWCYTCQAGGAEEKPMCQAGGAEEKPMCQAGGAEEKPMCQAGGAEEKPMCQAGGAEEKPMCQAGGAEEKPMCQAGGAEERPMCQAGGAEEKPMCQAGGAEEKPMCQAGGAEEKPMCQAGGAEERPMCQAGGAEERPMCQAGGAEERPMCLGFAERLT from the exons ATGTTGAATCAGAATGTTTTGGGAATCAAACAGGTCCACACTAGTACAGATAGTTTGGCATACCTCTTTTTGGTGGGACTTCTGTTAGAGCCTTGCTGGGACCAACCCACACGCACCTGTCCAAGGAAGTGTCCAGCAAGGCTTGGACAGAAGTTTGACACACAACCAGATGAATATGGTGCTGGTAAGGGCTGGTGTTATACATGCCAG GCTGGTGGTGCAGAGGAGAAGCCCATGTGCCAGGCTGGTGGTGCAGAGGAGAAGCCCATGTGCCAGGCTGGTGGTGCAGAGGAGAAGCCCATGTGCCAGGCTGGTGGTGCAGAGGAGAAGCCCATGTGCCAGGCTGGTGGTGCAGAGGAGAAGCCCATGTGCCAGGCTGGTGGTGCAGAGGAGAAGCCCATGTGCCAGGCTGGTGGTGCAGAGGAGAGGCCCATGTGCCAGGCTGGTGGTGCAGAGGAGAAGCCCATGTGCCAGGCTGGTGGTGCAGAGGAGAAGCCCATGTGCCAGGCTGGTGGTGCAGAGGAGAAGCCCATGTGCCAGGCTGGTGGTGCAGAGGAGAGGCCCATGTGCCAGGCTGGTGGTGCAGAGGAGAGGCCCATGTGCCAGGCTGGTGGTGCAGAGGAGAGGCCCATGTGCTTAGGCTTTGCAGAGAGGCTAACCTGA
- the LOC134023704 gene encoding phosphatidylinositol 4-phosphate 5-kinase type-1 alpha-like isoform X1 encodes MCLGQESMRASLCQLLNVLSMAALRECRPVHLCTFPLLSGDVMFSLTGSSGTRKIASPEMPGSSGTAQSMKKTIGHRGVETTTGETTYKKTTSSALKGAIQLGITHTVGSLSQKAERDVLMQDFVVVESIFFPSEGSNLTPAHHYSDFRFKTYAPIAFRYFRELFGIRPDDYLYSLCNESLIELSNSGASGSLFYVSSDDEFIIKTVQHKEAEFLQKLLPGYFMNLNQNKRTLLPKFYGLYCVQAGGKNIRIVVMNNLLPCAVPMHLKYDLKGSTYKRRASPKEREKTVPTHKDLDFIQDLPDGLLMEPDNYNALSKTIQRDCLLLQSFKIMDYSLLVGIHNLDQASRERERAGAQAGDSGGSEGAVTPDQRRPQAQKSLYCTAMESIQGEARGKGVLDSEDHMGGIPARNSKGERMLVYIGIIDILQSYRFVKKLEHSWKALVHDGDTVSVHRPGFYAERFQQFMCNTVFKKMQLKPSPSKKSRGGGQGGLRRAPTLGPPPPLSHAVYHSHYSRTDTEVESGVQSGRPDLLPSTLPLAGGAGDGEANLSMSSLGSTGLTSSSPPLRSVGVEVHKAASTDLDHGAPQSMGAEESGEQSGNEDAVSLSDIIPETNICFVSS; translated from the exons ATGTGTTTGGGACAGGAATCAATGAGAGCCAGCCTGTGTCAGCTTCTTAATGTATTGAGCATGGCTGCACTGAGAGAATGCAGGCCTGTTCATCTCTGcacatttcctctcctctctggtgaTGTCATGTTCTCTCTCACAGGCTCCAGTGGGACTCGGAAAATAGCCTCTCCAGAG ATGCCAGGCTCCTCAGGAACAGCTCAGAGCATGAAGAAGACCATCGGACACCGCGGAGTGGAGACCACCACAGGAGAAACCACCTACAAGAAG ACCACATCCTCTGCGCTGAAGGGGGCCATCCAGCTGGGCATCACTCACACCGTGGGCAGCCTGAGCCAGAAGGCGGAGAGGGATGTTCTCATGCAGGACTTTGTGGTGGTGGAAAGCATCTTCTTTCCCAG tgagGGCAGTAATTTGACCCCTGCTCATCACTACAGTGACTTTCGCTTTAAGACCTACGCTCCGATCGCCTTCCGCTACTTCCGAGAGCTCTTCGGCATCCGACCAGACGACTACCTG TACTCCCTGTGTAACGAGTCGCTGATCGAACTGTCCAACTCTGGAGCGAGTGGCTCTCTGTTCTACGTCTCCAGCGACGACGAGTTCATCATTAAGACTGTCCAGCACAAAGAGGCGGAGTTTCTCCAGAAACTGCTTCCTGgatactttatg AACCTAAACCAAAACAAGCGCACTCTGCTGCCCAAGTTCTACGGCCTGTactgtgtccaggctgggggCAAGAACATCCGTATCGTGGTGATGAACAACCTGCTGCCCTGCGCTGTCCCCATGCACCTCAAGTACGACCTGAAGGGCTCCACATACAAGAGACGCGCTTCccctaaggagagagagaagaccgtGCCCACGCACAAGGACCTGGACTTCATTCAGGACCTGCCTGACGGTCTGCTGATGGAGCCAGACAACTACAACGCTCTCAGCAAGACCATCCAGAGAGACTgcctg ctcCTCCAGAGTTTCAAAATCATGGACTACAGCTTGCTGGTGGGCATCCATAACCTGGATCAGGCCAGCCGTGAGCGGGAGCGTGCGGGGGCTCAGGCAGGGGACAGCGGGGGGTCTGAGGGGGCTGTCACCCCCGACCAGCGCCGGCCCCAGGCTCAGAAGAGCCTCTACTGCACCGCCATGGAGTCCATCCAGGGAGAGGCCCGGGGGAAGGGGGTCCTGGACTCTGAGGATCA CATGGGGGGGATCCCAGCACGCAACAGTAAAGGAGAGAGGATGTTGGTCTACATTGGCATCATCGACATCCTGCAGTCCtacag atTTGTCAAAAAGTTGGAGCATTCGTGGAAGGCACTGGTTCACGATGGG gacaCGGTGTCTGTGCACAGACCAGGTTTCTACGCTGAGCGCTTCCAGCAGTTCATGTGCAACACCGTGTTCAAGAAGATGCAAT TGAAGCCCTCGCCTTCCAAGAAGAGTCgtggggggggccaggggggcctgAGAAGAGCCCCCACCctagggccccccccccccctctcccacgcaGTCTACCACTCCCACTACAGCCGCACAGACACCGAAGTAGAgagtg GCGTGCAGTCAGGCAGGCCAGACCTGCTGCCGAGCACACTTCCCCTGGCCGGGGGGGCAGGTGACGGCGAGGCCAACCTCTCCATGTCCTCGCTGGGCAGCACAGGActcacctcatcctcccctccgctACG gtCAGTTGGAGTGGAGGTGCACAAAGCAGCAAGCACAGACCTAGACCACGGCGCCCCCCAGAG CATGGGGGCCGAGGAGTCAGGCGAGCAGTCGGGGAACGAGGATGCAGTCTCACTGTCAGACATCATCCCCGAGACTAACATCTGTTTCGTAAGt AGCTGA
- the LOC134023702 gene encoding 26S proteasome non-ATPase regulatory subunit 4-like has product MVLESTMVCVDNSEYMRNGDFLPTRLQAQQDAVNIVCHSKTRSNPENNVGLITMANNCEVLTTLTPDTGRILSKLHAVQPRGNISFCTGIRVAHLALKHRQGKNHKMRIIAFVGSPVEDNEKDLVKMAKRLKKEKVSVDIINFGEEEMNTEKLTAFINTLNGKEGSAGSHLVTVPPGPSLADALLSSPILAGEGGAMLGLGASDFEFGVDPSADPELALALRVSMEEQRQRQEDEARRVAVVSAAEAGAPSPTADESDDALLKMSVPQVDTATPALPDISRMTEDEQIAYALQMSMQGAGGEFGGAEDMDTGAPMDSSEAKDEEDYDVMQDPEFLQSVLENLPGVDPNNEAIRNAMGSLASQTGSKPPEGKKDDEKKK; this is encoded by the exons ATGGTGCTCGAAAGTACTATGGTCTG TGTGGACAACAGTGAGTACATGCGCAATGGAGACTTTTTACCCACGAGACTGCAGGCCCAGCAGGATGCTGTCAACATTGTGTGTCACTCCAAGACCCGCAGTAACCCCGAGAACAATGTGGGCCTCATCACCATGGCCAA TAACTGTGAGGTGCTGACCACGCTGACCCCGGATACAGGCAGGATCCTGTCCAAACTACACGCTGTTCAGCCCCGCGGCAACATCAGCTTCTGCACTGGCATCAGAGTAGCACAT CTGGCTCTGAAGCACAGGCAGGGGAAAAACCACAAGATGCGCATCATCGCTTTTGTGGGCAGCCCAGTCGAGGACAACGAGAAAGAT CTGGTCAAAATGGCAAAGCGTCTGAAGAAGGAAAAAGTGAGCGTGGACATTATTAACTTTGGTGAAGAG GAGATGAACACAGAGAAGTTGACTGCCTTCATAAACACTTTGAATGGAAAGGAGGGTTCAGCAGGTTCCCATCTGGTGACCGTgcctccaggacccagcctggccgacgccctgctctcctcccccatcctggctggggagggaggcgcCATGCTGGGTCTGGGGGCTAGCGACTTTGAGTTCGGGGTGGATCCCAGCGCCGACCCAGAGCTGGCTTTG GCTCTGAGGGTTTccatggaggagcagagacagaggcaggaggaCGAGGCCCGCAGGGTTGCCGTGGTGTCGGCTGCAGAGGCtggtgccccctcccccactgcaGACG AGTCAGACGACGCCCTGTTGAAGATGTCTGTCCCTCAGGTGGACACGGCCACACCTGCTCTTCCTGACATCAGCCGCATGACTGAGGATGAACAGATCGCCTATGCGTTGCAGATGTCCATGCAGGGAGCAGGCGGAG AGTTTGGTGGCGCAGAAGACATGGACACAGGGGCTCCCATGGACTCTTCTGAAGCTAAG GATGAGGAGGACTATGATGTCATGCAGGACCCAGAGTTCCTCCAGAGCGTCCTTGAGAACCTTCCCGGCGTCGACCCCAACAACGAGGCGATCCGCAACGCCATGGGTTCCCTGGCCTCCCAGACTGGCTCCAAACCCCCGGAGGGCAAGAAGGATGACGAAAAGaagaaataa
- the LOC134023704 gene encoding phosphatidylinositol 4-phosphate 5-kinase type-1 alpha-like isoform X4: MATAVAAEPGSTAPTGSSGTRKIASPEMPGSSGTAQSMKKTIGHRGVETTTGETTYKKTTSSALKGAIQLGITHTVGSLSQKAERDVLMQDFVVVESIFFPSEGSNLTPAHHYSDFRFKTYAPIAFRYFRELFGIRPDDYLYSLCNESLIELSNSGASGSLFYVSSDDEFIIKTVQHKEAEFLQKLLPGYFMNLNQNKRTLLPKFYGLYCVQAGGKNIRIVVMNNLLPCAVPMHLKYDLKGSTYKRRASPKEREKTVPTHKDLDFIQDLPDGLLMEPDNYNALSKTIQRDCLLLQSFKIMDYSLLVGIHNLDQASRERERAGAQAGDSGGSEGAVTPDQRRPQAQKSLYCTAMESIQGEARGKGVLDSEDHMGGIPARNSKGERMLVYIGIIDILQSYRFVKKLEHSWKALVHDGDTVSVHRPGFYAERFQQFMCNTVFKKMQLKPSPSKKSRGGGQGGLRRAPTLGPPPPLSHAVYHSHYSRTDTEVESGVQSGRPDLLPSTLPLAGGAGDGEANLSMSSLGSTGLTSSSPPLRSVGVEVHKAASTDLDHGAPQSMGAEESGEQSGNEDAVSLSDIIPETNICFVSS; this comes from the exons ATGGCCACCGCCGTTGCAGCTGAACCGGGATCAACAGCCCCGACAG GCTCCAGTGGGACTCGGAAAATAGCCTCTCCAGAG ATGCCAGGCTCCTCAGGAACAGCTCAGAGCATGAAGAAGACCATCGGACACCGCGGAGTGGAGACCACCACAGGAGAAACCACCTACAAGAAG ACCACATCCTCTGCGCTGAAGGGGGCCATCCAGCTGGGCATCACTCACACCGTGGGCAGCCTGAGCCAGAAGGCGGAGAGGGATGTTCTCATGCAGGACTTTGTGGTGGTGGAAAGCATCTTCTTTCCCAG tgagGGCAGTAATTTGACCCCTGCTCATCACTACAGTGACTTTCGCTTTAAGACCTACGCTCCGATCGCCTTCCGCTACTTCCGAGAGCTCTTCGGCATCCGACCAGACGACTACCTG TACTCCCTGTGTAACGAGTCGCTGATCGAACTGTCCAACTCTGGAGCGAGTGGCTCTCTGTTCTACGTCTCCAGCGACGACGAGTTCATCATTAAGACTGTCCAGCACAAAGAGGCGGAGTTTCTCCAGAAACTGCTTCCTGgatactttatg AACCTAAACCAAAACAAGCGCACTCTGCTGCCCAAGTTCTACGGCCTGTactgtgtccaggctgggggCAAGAACATCCGTATCGTGGTGATGAACAACCTGCTGCCCTGCGCTGTCCCCATGCACCTCAAGTACGACCTGAAGGGCTCCACATACAAGAGACGCGCTTCccctaaggagagagagaagaccgtGCCCACGCACAAGGACCTGGACTTCATTCAGGACCTGCCTGACGGTCTGCTGATGGAGCCAGACAACTACAACGCTCTCAGCAAGACCATCCAGAGAGACTgcctg ctcCTCCAGAGTTTCAAAATCATGGACTACAGCTTGCTGGTGGGCATCCATAACCTGGATCAGGCCAGCCGTGAGCGGGAGCGTGCGGGGGCTCAGGCAGGGGACAGCGGGGGGTCTGAGGGGGCTGTCACCCCCGACCAGCGCCGGCCCCAGGCTCAGAAGAGCCTCTACTGCACCGCCATGGAGTCCATCCAGGGAGAGGCCCGGGGGAAGGGGGTCCTGGACTCTGAGGATCA CATGGGGGGGATCCCAGCACGCAACAGTAAAGGAGAGAGGATGTTGGTCTACATTGGCATCATCGACATCCTGCAGTCCtacag atTTGTCAAAAAGTTGGAGCATTCGTGGAAGGCACTGGTTCACGATGGG gacaCGGTGTCTGTGCACAGACCAGGTTTCTACGCTGAGCGCTTCCAGCAGTTCATGTGCAACACCGTGTTCAAGAAGATGCAAT TGAAGCCCTCGCCTTCCAAGAAGAGTCgtggggggggccaggggggcctgAGAAGAGCCCCCACCctagggccccccccccccctctcccacgcaGTCTACCACTCCCACTACAGCCGCACAGACACCGAAGTAGAgagtg GCGTGCAGTCAGGCAGGCCAGACCTGCTGCCGAGCACACTTCCCCTGGCCGGGGGGGCAGGTGACGGCGAGGCCAACCTCTCCATGTCCTCGCTGGGCAGCACAGGActcacctcatcctcccctccgctACG gtCAGTTGGAGTGGAGGTGCACAAAGCAGCAAGCACAGACCTAGACCACGGCGCCCCCCAGAG CATGGGGGCCGAGGAGTCAGGCGAGCAGTCGGGGAACGAGGATGCAGTCTCACTGTCAGACATCATCCCCGAGACTAACATCTGTTTCGTAAGt AGCTGA
- the LOC134023704 gene encoding phosphatidylinositol 4-phosphate 5-kinase type-1 alpha-like isoform X2 translates to MCLGQESMRASLCQLLNVLSMAALRECRPVHLCTFPLLSGDVMFSLTGSSGTRKIASPEMPGSSGTAQSMKKTIGHRGVETTTGETTYKKTTSSALKGAIQLGITHTVGSLSQKAERDVLMQDFVVVESIFFPSEGSNLTPAHHYSDFRFKTYAPIAFRYFRELFGIRPDDYLYSLCNESLIELSNSGASGSLFYVSSDDEFIIKTVQHKEAEFLQKLLPGYFMNLNQNKRTLLPKFYGLYCVQAGGKNIRIVVMNNLLPCAVPMHLKYDLKGSTYKRRASPKEREKTVPTHKDLDFIQDLPDGLLMEPDNYNALSKTIQRDCLLLQSFKIMDYSLLVGIHNLDQASRERERAGAQAGDSGGSEGAVTPDQRRPQAQKSLYCTAMESIQGEARGKGVLDSEDHMGGIPARNSKGERMLVYIGIIDILQSYRFVKKLEHSWKALVHDGDTVSVHRPGFYAERFQQFMCNTVFKKMQLKPSPSKKSRGGGQGGLRRAPTLGPPPPLSHAVYHSHYSRTDTEVESGVQSGRPDLLPSTLPLAGGAGDGEANLSMSSLGSTGLTSSSPPLRSVGVEVHKAASTDLDHGAPQSMGAEESGEQSGNEDAVSLSDIIPETNICF, encoded by the exons ATGTGTTTGGGACAGGAATCAATGAGAGCCAGCCTGTGTCAGCTTCTTAATGTATTGAGCATGGCTGCACTGAGAGAATGCAGGCCTGTTCATCTCTGcacatttcctctcctctctggtgaTGTCATGTTCTCTCTCACAGGCTCCAGTGGGACTCGGAAAATAGCCTCTCCAGAG ATGCCAGGCTCCTCAGGAACAGCTCAGAGCATGAAGAAGACCATCGGACACCGCGGAGTGGAGACCACCACAGGAGAAACCACCTACAAGAAG ACCACATCCTCTGCGCTGAAGGGGGCCATCCAGCTGGGCATCACTCACACCGTGGGCAGCCTGAGCCAGAAGGCGGAGAGGGATGTTCTCATGCAGGACTTTGTGGTGGTGGAAAGCATCTTCTTTCCCAG tgagGGCAGTAATTTGACCCCTGCTCATCACTACAGTGACTTTCGCTTTAAGACCTACGCTCCGATCGCCTTCCGCTACTTCCGAGAGCTCTTCGGCATCCGACCAGACGACTACCTG TACTCCCTGTGTAACGAGTCGCTGATCGAACTGTCCAACTCTGGAGCGAGTGGCTCTCTGTTCTACGTCTCCAGCGACGACGAGTTCATCATTAAGACTGTCCAGCACAAAGAGGCGGAGTTTCTCCAGAAACTGCTTCCTGgatactttatg AACCTAAACCAAAACAAGCGCACTCTGCTGCCCAAGTTCTACGGCCTGTactgtgtccaggctgggggCAAGAACATCCGTATCGTGGTGATGAACAACCTGCTGCCCTGCGCTGTCCCCATGCACCTCAAGTACGACCTGAAGGGCTCCACATACAAGAGACGCGCTTCccctaaggagagagagaagaccgtGCCCACGCACAAGGACCTGGACTTCATTCAGGACCTGCCTGACGGTCTGCTGATGGAGCCAGACAACTACAACGCTCTCAGCAAGACCATCCAGAGAGACTgcctg ctcCTCCAGAGTTTCAAAATCATGGACTACAGCTTGCTGGTGGGCATCCATAACCTGGATCAGGCCAGCCGTGAGCGGGAGCGTGCGGGGGCTCAGGCAGGGGACAGCGGGGGGTCTGAGGGGGCTGTCACCCCCGACCAGCGCCGGCCCCAGGCTCAGAAGAGCCTCTACTGCACCGCCATGGAGTCCATCCAGGGAGAGGCCCGGGGGAAGGGGGTCCTGGACTCTGAGGATCA CATGGGGGGGATCCCAGCACGCAACAGTAAAGGAGAGAGGATGTTGGTCTACATTGGCATCATCGACATCCTGCAGTCCtacag atTTGTCAAAAAGTTGGAGCATTCGTGGAAGGCACTGGTTCACGATGGG gacaCGGTGTCTGTGCACAGACCAGGTTTCTACGCTGAGCGCTTCCAGCAGTTCATGTGCAACACCGTGTTCAAGAAGATGCAAT TGAAGCCCTCGCCTTCCAAGAAGAGTCgtggggggggccaggggggcctgAGAAGAGCCCCCACCctagggccccccccccccctctcccacgcaGTCTACCACTCCCACTACAGCCGCACAGACACCGAAGTAGAgagtg GCGTGCAGTCAGGCAGGCCAGACCTGCTGCCGAGCACACTTCCCCTGGCCGGGGGGGCAGGTGACGGCGAGGCCAACCTCTCCATGTCCTCGCTGGGCAGCACAGGActcacctcatcctcccctccgctACG gtCAGTTGGAGTGGAGGTGCACAAAGCAGCAAGCACAGACCTAGACCACGGCGCCCCCCAGAG CATGGGGGCCGAGGAGTCAGGCGAGCAGTCGGGGAACGAGGATGCAGTCTCACTGTCAGACATCATCCCCGAGACTAACATCTGTTTC TAA